A single genomic interval of Spinacia oleracea cultivar Varoflay chromosome 6, BTI_SOV_V1, whole genome shotgun sequence harbors:
- the LOC110787071 gene encoding pentatricopeptide repeat-containing protein At4g20090 isoform X1 yields the protein MPIIGLVSKKLNSRLFSIPSKLVNYSLRFSCWISDFPAQNVSGFEGENDGDIECPINKEIFNSAPKMGSYQLGDSTFYSLIETYAKSGEFRLLEGVFDRMKRERRIFREKDFFVVFKAYGRSHLPEKAMELFGRMVDEFGCKPTVRSFNSVLTVVIKVGLYEKALNFFDSVVGSMNVVPNVLTYNLVIKALCKLGKVDKAVELFREMPTQQCVPDAFTYNTLMDGLCKTDRLDEAVSLLDEMQIEGCCPISMTYNVLINGLCKKGNMSRAVKLVENMLLKGCIPNEVTYNTLIHGLCLVGKLDKAMSLLNHMVSNKCLPNEVTYGTLVNGLVKQGRASDGTTLLLSLEERGFRANVYVYSSLLSGLFKEERMEEAMRLWKDVTGKGFSPNIVLYSVLIDGLCRAGRPKDAKEVLSEMIDKGLHPNSFTYSSLIKGFFKTGNSQEALLTWKEMEASNCFHNVVCYSVLINGLCEEGKLKEAMAIWRRMLGKGLKPDTIAYTSLIHGFCKAGLVEQGLKVFNEMLFEGVDSRPDVVTYNILFNGLCHNNNIYLAIDLLNGMLDQGCDPDLYTCDIFLRAFRDKMNPPQDGKEFLDELILRLCKRQRGLAASKILQLMLQKVLSPEASTWKGVVLLCCKYKKTVAALDRCRSNLFQ from the coding sequence ATGCCCATCATTGGTTTGGTTTCAAAGAAGCTAAACTCCAGGTTATTTTCAATTCCAAGTAAGTTGGTGAATTATTCTTTGCGTTTTTCTTGTTGGATTTCTGATTTTCCAGCTCAAAATGTGTCAGGATTTGAGGGTGAAAATGATGGTGATATTGAATGTCCTATTAACAAAGAAATTTTTAATTCGGCCCCGAAAATGGGTTCGTATCAGTTGGGTGATTCCACCTTTTATTCTCTCATTGAGACATATGCTAAATCAGGTGAATTTAGATTATTGGAGGGGGTTTTTGATAGAATGAAGCGCGAGCGTCGGATTTTTAGGGAAAAGGATTTTTTTGTAGTATTTAAGGCTTATGGAAGATCACATTTGCCTGAAAAGGCCATGGAATTGTTTGGAAGAATGGTGGATGAATTTGGTTGTAAGCCGACGGTCCGTTCGTTTAACTCTGTTTTAACTGTTGTAATTAAAGTGGGTTTGTATGAAAAGGCCTTAAACTTTTTTGACAGTGTTGTAGGAAGCATGAATGTAGTCCCTAATGTGTTAACTTATAATTTGGTTATTAAAGCTTTGTGTAAGTTGGGAAAGGTTGATAAGGCTGTAGAATTGTTTAGAGAAATGCCGACTCAGCAGTGCGTTCCGGATGCTTTCACTTATAACACATTGATGGATGGATTATGCAAGACTGATAGATTAGATGAAGCGGTTTCATTGTTGGATGAGATGCAGATAGAGGGGTGCTGTCCTATTTCGATGACATATAACGTACTGATCAATGGACTTTGCAAGAAGGGTAACATGTCTCGAGCAGTTAAACTTGTTGAGAACATGCTCTTAAAAGGATGTATCCCCAATGAGGTGACTTACAACACCCTTATTCATGGGCTGTGCTTGGTAGGAAAGTTGGATAAGGCAATGAGTCTCTTGAATCACATGGTATCAAACAAGTGCTTGCCTAATGAAGTCACCTATGGAACTCTTGTTAATGGCCTTGTTAAGCAAGGGAGAGCTAGTGATGGAACTACATTATTGCTTTCATTGGAAGAGAGGGGGTTCCGAGCTAATGTATATGTTTATTCCTCTCTTCTCAGTGGATTGTTTAAGGAAGAAAGGATGGAAGAGGCAATGAGACTTTGGAAGGATGTGACAGGGAAAGGGTTTAGTCCGAATATTGTCCTTTATAGTGTTTTAATTGATGGATTATGCCGTGCTGGAAGACCTAAAGATGCTAAAGAAGTTTTATCTGAGATGATCGATAAGGGCCTCCATCCTAATTCTTTTACATATAGCTCCTTGATCAAAGGGTTTTTTAAGACAGGTAACAGCCAAGAGGCACTTCTTACATGGAAAGAAATGGAAGCTAGTAATTGTTTTCATAATGTGGTTTGTTATAGTGTACTCATCAATGGTTTGTGTGAGGAAGGGAAGCTTAAAGAGGCTATGGCGATTTGGAGACGTATGTTGGGTAAAGGATTGAAACCTGATACCATTGCTTATACTTCATTGATTCATGGCTTCTGCAAGGCTGGCTTGGTTGAGCAGGGATTGAAAGTTTTTAATGAGATGCTTTTTGAAGGTGTTGATTCCCGGCCAGATGTAGTAACTTACAATATACTTTTTAATGGTTTATGCCAcaacaataatatatatctGGCCATTGATCTTCTGAATGGTATGTTGGATCAAGGTTGTGATCCCGATCTCTATACTTGTGACATTTTTTTGAGGGCTTTTAGAGACAAGATGAACCCACCTCAAGATGGGAAAGAGTTCCTTGATGAGCTTATTTTACGATTATGCAAGCGGCAGAGAGGGTTAGCTGCTTCCAAAATCCTGCAATTGATGTTGCAGAAAGTTTTGTCACCTGAAGCCTCTACCTGGAAAGGAGTTGTATTGCTCTGTTGCAAATATAAGAAAACTGTAGCGGCTCTGGACAGGTGTAGGAGTAACTTATTCCAGTGA
- the LOC110787071 gene encoding pentatricopeptide repeat-containing protein At4g20090 isoform X2, giving the protein MGSYQLGDSTFYSLIETYAKSGEFRLLEGVFDRMKRERRIFREKDFFVVFKAYGRSHLPEKAMELFGRMVDEFGCKPTVRSFNSVLTVVIKVGLYEKALNFFDSVVGSMNVVPNVLTYNLVIKALCKLGKVDKAVELFREMPTQQCVPDAFTYNTLMDGLCKTDRLDEAVSLLDEMQIEGCCPISMTYNVLINGLCKKGNMSRAVKLVENMLLKGCIPNEVTYNTLIHGLCLVGKLDKAMSLLNHMVSNKCLPNEVTYGTLVNGLVKQGRASDGTTLLLSLEERGFRANVYVYSSLLSGLFKEERMEEAMRLWKDVTGKGFSPNIVLYSVLIDGLCRAGRPKDAKEVLSEMIDKGLHPNSFTYSSLIKGFFKTGNSQEALLTWKEMEASNCFHNVVCYSVLINGLCEEGKLKEAMAIWRRMLGKGLKPDTIAYTSLIHGFCKAGLVEQGLKVFNEMLFEGVDSRPDVVTYNILFNGLCHNNNIYLAIDLLNGMLDQGCDPDLYTCDIFLRAFRDKMNPPQDGKEFLDELILRLCKRQRGLAASKILQLMLQKVLSPEASTWKGVVLLCCKYKKTVAALDRCRSNLFQ; this is encoded by the coding sequence ATGGGTTCGTATCAGTTGGGTGATTCCACCTTTTATTCTCTCATTGAGACATATGCTAAATCAGGTGAATTTAGATTATTGGAGGGGGTTTTTGATAGAATGAAGCGCGAGCGTCGGATTTTTAGGGAAAAGGATTTTTTTGTAGTATTTAAGGCTTATGGAAGATCACATTTGCCTGAAAAGGCCATGGAATTGTTTGGAAGAATGGTGGATGAATTTGGTTGTAAGCCGACGGTCCGTTCGTTTAACTCTGTTTTAACTGTTGTAATTAAAGTGGGTTTGTATGAAAAGGCCTTAAACTTTTTTGACAGTGTTGTAGGAAGCATGAATGTAGTCCCTAATGTGTTAACTTATAATTTGGTTATTAAAGCTTTGTGTAAGTTGGGAAAGGTTGATAAGGCTGTAGAATTGTTTAGAGAAATGCCGACTCAGCAGTGCGTTCCGGATGCTTTCACTTATAACACATTGATGGATGGATTATGCAAGACTGATAGATTAGATGAAGCGGTTTCATTGTTGGATGAGATGCAGATAGAGGGGTGCTGTCCTATTTCGATGACATATAACGTACTGATCAATGGACTTTGCAAGAAGGGTAACATGTCTCGAGCAGTTAAACTTGTTGAGAACATGCTCTTAAAAGGATGTATCCCCAATGAGGTGACTTACAACACCCTTATTCATGGGCTGTGCTTGGTAGGAAAGTTGGATAAGGCAATGAGTCTCTTGAATCACATGGTATCAAACAAGTGCTTGCCTAATGAAGTCACCTATGGAACTCTTGTTAATGGCCTTGTTAAGCAAGGGAGAGCTAGTGATGGAACTACATTATTGCTTTCATTGGAAGAGAGGGGGTTCCGAGCTAATGTATATGTTTATTCCTCTCTTCTCAGTGGATTGTTTAAGGAAGAAAGGATGGAAGAGGCAATGAGACTTTGGAAGGATGTGACAGGGAAAGGGTTTAGTCCGAATATTGTCCTTTATAGTGTTTTAATTGATGGATTATGCCGTGCTGGAAGACCTAAAGATGCTAAAGAAGTTTTATCTGAGATGATCGATAAGGGCCTCCATCCTAATTCTTTTACATATAGCTCCTTGATCAAAGGGTTTTTTAAGACAGGTAACAGCCAAGAGGCACTTCTTACATGGAAAGAAATGGAAGCTAGTAATTGTTTTCATAATGTGGTTTGTTATAGTGTACTCATCAATGGTTTGTGTGAGGAAGGGAAGCTTAAAGAGGCTATGGCGATTTGGAGACGTATGTTGGGTAAAGGATTGAAACCTGATACCATTGCTTATACTTCATTGATTCATGGCTTCTGCAAGGCTGGCTTGGTTGAGCAGGGATTGAAAGTTTTTAATGAGATGCTTTTTGAAGGTGTTGATTCCCGGCCAGATGTAGTAACTTACAATATACTTTTTAATGGTTTATGCCAcaacaataatatatatctGGCCATTGATCTTCTGAATGGTATGTTGGATCAAGGTTGTGATCCCGATCTCTATACTTGTGACATTTTTTTGAGGGCTTTTAGAGACAAGATGAACCCACCTCAAGATGGGAAAGAGTTCCTTGATGAGCTTATTTTACGATTATGCAAGCGGCAGAGAGGGTTAGCTGCTTCCAAAATCCTGCAATTGATGTTGCAGAAAGTTTTGTCACCTGAAGCCTCTACCTGGAAAGGAGTTGTATTGCTCTGTTGCAAATATAAGAAAACTGTAGCGGCTCTGGACAGGTGTAGGAGTAACTTATTCCAGTGA